Proteins found in one Salvia splendens isolate huo1 chromosome 10, SspV2, whole genome shotgun sequence genomic segment:
- the LOC121750749 gene encoding TORTIFOLIA1-like protein 4 produces MSASNSAKQAKARDLKHRVLTCLHKLSDRDTHSAAASELESIARNLTADALPSFISSVTATDASDKSLVRRQCLRLVSILSDHHGNSLSPYLSKILSAVVRRLRDTDSSVRAACVAASLSLSSHVTSPPFASMIKPFVESLFTEQDSNAQTGAALCFAAVIEGSRNPDAASLRRLLPRIEKLAKSDSFKAKPALLAMVGSLVAVEGVLRGGGRNVVWNSLKLLVDFLSSDDWAARKAAAEALVKIAALGKESLSEYKASCLKTFEAKRFDKVKAARETMNQMIEAWKEIPDLPEEFSPPPESEASSKQKASDGCYPPVPQTSCSVGSNTLLPRRRSPLDNPATRMPYADGSPALTVRKRSPLGSNTKKTGPAMFQKLDRKKPSDMTVEIVTPAGCYGVELSDGKGGHAMEISEGEKKVFEKSGIKRALFKENNGKHKLGIFRGGSRVVPCGDTSVVVSNETGDICRNQRDSDDLSLICNQLLQIESQQSNLMDMLQKFIGSSQKGMESLEARVHGLELALDEISFDLAVSTGRMSTTGAMCCKLPGTDFLSSKLWRKTGSRIFTPRLPAASSGNPSLFGNGEVFPMENRRFLQGRHALVMNPLAKIPSGSQGFPEVSSSRAVYNSTA; encoded by the exons ATGTCAGCCTCCAATTCCGCGAAGCAAGCCAAGGCACGTGACCTAAAGCACCGCGTGCTCACGTGCCTTCACAAGCTCTCTGATCGGGATACGCACTCTGCCGCGGCGTCGGAGCTCGAATCGATCGCCAGAAATCTCACCGCCGACGCGCTCCCCTCCTTCATCTCCTCCGTCACCGCCACCGACGCCTCCGACAAGTCGCTCGTCCGCCGCCAGTGCCTCAGGCTGGTCTCGATCCTCTCCGATCACCACGGTAACTCGCTCTCCCCGTACCTCTCGAAAATCCTCTCCGCCGTCGTCCGCCGCCTCCGCGACACCGACTCCTCGGTCCGCGCCGCCTGCGTCGCCGCGTCTCTATCCCTATCGTCTCACGTCACTTCCCCTCCGTTCGCGTCCATGATAAAGCCCTTCGTTGAATCGTTGTTCACGGAGCAGGATTCCAATGCTCAGACCGGCGCCGCGTTGTGTTTCGCGGCGGTGATCGAAGGATCGAGGAATCCGGACGCCGCGAGCTTGAGGAGGTTGCTCCCGAGGATCGAGAAGCTGGCAAAGAGTGACAGTTTCAAGGCGAAGCCGGCGCTTCTGGCGATGGTGGGGAGTTTGGTGGCGGTGGAGGGAGTGCTGCGTGGTGGCGGGAGGAATGTGGTTTGGAATTCGCTTAAATTGTTGGTGGATTTCCTAAGCAGTGATGACTGGGCCGCGAGGAAGGCCGCTGCAGAGGCGTTGGTGAAGATCGCAGCCTTGGGGAAGGAATCACTTTCTGAGTATAAGGCGTCGTGCTTGAAGACTTTTGAGGCTAAGAGATTTGATAAG GTGAAGGCTGCAAGGGAGACGATGAATCAGATGATTGAAGCTTGGAAGGAAATTCCAGATCTGCCTGAGGAGTTCTCGCCGCCACCAGAATCCGAAGCGTCTTCTAAAC AAAAAGCCAGTGATGGCTGTTACCCTCCTGTCCCCCAGACTTCCTGCTCTGTTGGGTCTAACACTCTTTTACCAAGGAGAAGAAGCCCATTGGACAATCCAGCCACCAGGATGCCATATGCTGATGGTTCTCCAGCTTTGACTGTGCGGAAAAGAAGTCCTCTTGGTTCAAATACAAAGAAAACAGGCCCGGCAATGTTCCAGAAGTTAGATCGGAAGAAGCCCTCTGACATGACAGTTGAAATTGTCACTCCTGCCGGTTGTTACGGTGTGGAACTATCCGACGGTAAAGGTGGACATGCTATGGAAATCAGTGAGGGAGAGAAGAAAGTGTTTGAAAAGTCAGGAATTAAACGTGCCCTTTTCAAAGAGAACAATGGGAAGCATAAGCTTGGGATCTTTAGAGGTGGCTCGCGTGTTGTTCCATGTGGTGACACCAGCGTTGTTGTTAGTAATGAAACAGGAGATATCTGCAGGAACCAGAGAGACAGTGATGACTTATCTTTGATATGTAACCAACTTCTTCAGATTGAAAGTCAGCAATCCAATTTGATGGACATGCTTCAG AAATTTATCGGAAGCTCGCAGAAGGGAATGGAATCCCTTGAGGCACGTGTACATGGTCTGGAGCTTGCACTGGATGAAATTTCGTTCGATCTAGCTGTCTCAACCGGAAGGATGTCTACTACAGGAGCTATGTGCTGCAAGCTACCTGGTACTGACTTCTTGAGCTCAAAGCTGTGGAGAAAAACGGGATCTCGTATTTTTACTCCTCGATTACCTGCCGCTTCTAGTGGAAACCCATCATTGTTTGGAAATGGTGAAGTGTTTCCCATGGAAAACCGAAGGTTTCTCCAAGGTCGCCATGCGCTAGTAATGAACCCACTGGCCAAAATTCCTAGTGGCTCCCAAGGATTTCCTGAAGTTTCCTCAAGTAGAGCTGTATATAATAGTACTGCTTGA